CTCAAACTGGACTATAATGCCGGCTTCGCTGCCGCAAACAATAGAGGGATTGAACGTGCAAAGGGGGAATATATCGCACTTATAAATAGTGATACCGTTGTAGATTCCGGGTGGCTCGTGAACGCCTTGAACTGTCTGGAAAACCATCCGGAAGCGGGTTTCTGTGCTTCAAAGCTTATAAATTATTACGACAGAAACAAAATAGATGCCGCGGGAGACCTCTATACTCGTGGTGGAGTGAATGAGAAAAGAGGGTTGGGCGAAAACATAGCCAAATATAATGGTGAGGAATATGTATTTGGTGCATGTGCGGCAGCCGTTTTATACCGGAAAAGCATGCTTGAAGAAATAGGGTGTTTTGATGAAGATTTTTTTATCATGTGCGAAGATGTTGATTTGAACTTTCGAGCACAACTGGCGGGATATAAGTGTATTTACTGTCCCGATTCCGTTGTATACCACAAGGTACACGGCTCGATAGGAAAAATAAAAAAAATCTTCTCTTATTATGGACAGAGGAATATTGAATATGTATATATAAAGAACATGCCTTTTTGGATATGTATACTCCATCTGCCGCTGCACCTTCTGTATAATACCCTCGTGGCATGCTATTTTTTTCTGAAAGGGGAGTTGAAAAACTTTTTAATGGCAAAATCTCATTTTTTTCAAGAGATTCCTTCGCTCATGAGAAAAAGACAATCAATTCAAAAAGTACGTAAAGTCAGTTATAAATATCTGTTTTCAGTCATGAGTACCGGTTGGCTGCGGAGAAAA
This genomic window from Candidatus Zymogenaceae bacterium contains:
- a CDS encoding glycosyltransferase family 2 protein; the encoded protein is MSVPRISVIIINWNELEHVSDLLGSLRNQIYQDFEIIFVDNNSKDGSLEYVETHFQEAQVLKLDYNAGFAAANNRGIERAKGEYIALINSDTVVDSGWLVNALNCLENHPEAGFCASKLINYYDRNKIDAAGDLYTRGGVNEKRGLGENIAKYNGEEYVFGACAAAVLYRKSMLEEIGCFDEDFFIMCEDVDLNFRAQLAGYKCIYCPDSVVYHKVHGSIGKIKKIFSYYGQRNIEYVYIKNMPFWICILHLPLHLLYNTLVACYFFLKGELKNFLMAKSHFFQEIPSLMRKRQSIQKVRKVSYKYLFSVMSTGWLRRKIKRRYRSI